CGGCCGCGTCGGCGGGCCCGGTGCGTGCACGCAGGTGCTGCTCGGCACGCCCTTCCTGCTCGCGTGGGTCGTGTTCGGCGCGATGTGGCTGACGGCGGGCCGCTTGCCCGTCGGCGAACTCTGCGCGTTTGCACTGCTGATCTGGGCAGTAGCGGCGCCGGTGCGTGCACTCGGCCACGGTGCCGACGCATTGCGCGAAGCGCGCGCGGCGGCCGCACGCCTCGATGCGTTGCTCGCGCAGCCAGTTCTGCCCGGGCCAGCCGATCGCGCTGCACAGGTACCGCGCGATGCGTCGATCGAACTGCGCGGCGTGAGTGTCGACATCGACGGCACACCGATCCTGCGCGACATCGATGCGACGATTTCGGCCGGCACGACCACCGCGATCGTCGGGCCGTCGGGTGCGGGCAAGAGCACGCTGCTGATGCTGCTCGCGCGCTTCATGGATCCGGACCACGGCACGGTGCGGCTCGGCGGCGCCGATCTGCGGCTGCTCGCGTCGGATACGCGGCGCGAACAGGTGGCGATGGTGTTCCAGCAGGCCGCCGCGCTCGACGTGTCGATTGCCGCGAACATCGCGCTTTACCGGCCGGACGCCGATCGCGATGCGATTCGCGCAGCCGCACGCGCGGCCTGCCTCGACGAACGCATCGACGCGTTGCCGGGCGGCTACGACTGCATATGCGGTCGTGACGTGCGGCTGTCCGGCGGCGAACTGCAGCGTTTGGCGATTGCACGTGCGCTGCTGTCGCCGGCGCCGCTGCTGCTGCTCGACGAACCGGCTTCGGCGCTCGATCCGCAAACCGGGCGCGCATTGCGCAATGCGCTGCGCGGTGATGCACGCACGCGCGTGATTGTCAGTCATGATCTCGATGCAATCCGGCATGCGGACCAGATTCTCGTGATGGATCGCGGCCGCATCGTCGAGCGTGGCACGCATGCGGTGCTGCTGGCCGCGCGCGGGCTGTATGCGCGGCTATGGAGCGAACGCGGTGCGGCAGACGGGGAGGCCGCATGAAGATGAAATCGCTCAAACGTTTGCAGTGCCTGCCCGCCGAAACGCGCCGTGCGCTGTGGCGCGGAGTCGGCTGGGCGGTGGCTGCCGCCTTGCTCGACGGCGCCTGCGGATTGCTGCTCGTGCCGTTGATCCGCGCGTGGTTTGCCGGCGTGCAGGCGGCCGTGCTGCAGTGGACGATCATGTTCGGCGCGCTGACGCTGTGCCACGCGTGCGTGCTGTATGTCGCGCAGCGCGGCGGCTATCGCGCGGGCGGCGCGCTCGCGGCCGGTCTCGTCGAACGCCTCGTGCGGCACCTGCCGCGCATCGCGTCGTGGCAGGCGGTGCGCGACAGTCATCCGGCCGGGCTGCTGCGCGGGCCGGTCATGCAGGCGATGGGGATTCCGGCGCACCTGCTCGGGCCGCTGATCGGCGCGGTCGTGACGCCGCTCGCGGTCGTCGCCGGGCTCGCGTGGATCGACTGGCGTATCGCGCTGTGCCTCGCGGCGGCCGCCGTGCTGCTGTTCGTGCTGCTCGAACGCGGCGGCACGCGCACGCTCGCGTTCGAGCAATCGCGCGCGGCTGGCGATCGCGAGATGGCCGTGCAGCTTCAGGCCTTCGCCGCGCATCAGGGGCTGTTGCGCTTCGCGGGCCGGGAAGGCGATGCGCGCGCCGCGCTGCAGCACGCGTTCGACGAGCAACATCGCCGCACGCGTGCGTTGATGCGGCGCTCGCTGCCGATCGAGCTCGGCTTTGCCGGTGCGGTGCAGGGTGTGTTCGTCGCGATGCTGGTCGGCGGCGCGTGGGCCGTCTCGGCCGGCCGGCTCGATGCCGCGACGGCCGTGGCGGTGCTCGTGCTGCTCGTGCGCTTCATCGAGCCGCTCGCGCAGCTCACACAGCTCGACCAGGCACTGCGCGGCGGCTGGCGCGCGCTCGACACCGTGCTCGCGGTGCTGCATGCGCCGCGG
This window of the Burkholderia lata genome carries:
- a CDS encoding ABC transporter ATP-binding protein, whose protein sequence is MKMKSLKRLQCLPAETRRALWRGVGWAVAAALLDGACGLLLVPLIRAWFAGVQAAVLQWTIMFGALTLCHACVLYVAQRGGYRAGGALAAGLVERLVRHLPRIASWQAVRDSHPAGLLRGPVMQAMGIPAHLLGPLIGAVVTPLAVVAGLAWIDWRIALCLAAAAVLLFVLLERGGTRTLAFEQSRAAGDREMAVQLQAFAAHQGLLRFAGREGDARAALQHAFDEQHRRTRALMRRSLPIELGFAGAVQGVFVAMLVGGAWAVSAGRLDAATAVAVLVLLVRFIEPLAQLTQLDQALRGGWRALDTVLAVLHAPRFDSPERGTPVHDASVDAVRVGYRSAGGATLLDGVDLHCPAGGFVAIVGPTGAGKSTLLGLLARLDDPGAGRVLLGRADVRHLSESTLAATRNLVFQDNGLFRGSLAWNVRMGRPDASDAELRDALDAVGLLRDAERLPDGLESDVGPGGQLLSGGQRQRACLARALLARAPVLMFDEPTASLDELSARRVRDSLVALRGQRTRIVVTHQPALAAAADTIVVLDAGRVRATGTHAQLVEADAWYATFARAGRPPGASPAAEAGVDAGMDAEARPAESEH
- a CDS encoding ABC transporter ATP-binding protein; translated protein: MKGPLLSMLRPFAVPLVAAVVLQALAGVASLVPWLALGRVADAWRATAQLDATARGWLVAAVVAGVCWLGGQTVALHLTHRVDADLADRLRRRLADHLQRLPLGWFARAGSDRVARHVDQDVRALHQLVAHAPADVTQLIVVPCAALACLLYLNPVLLTFALVPLVAGAALFRWMRSARFAPAVTSRNGALEQLMGDYAQLAQNPALVRQYPGAGIEAAALASTGRFEQAFSAWVGRVGGPGACTQVLLGTPFLLAWVVFGAMWLTAGRLPVGELCAFALLIWAVAAPVRALGHGADALREARAAAARLDALLAQPVLPGPADRAAQVPRDASIELRGVSVDIDGTPILRDIDATISAGTTTAIVGPSGAGKSTLLMLLARFMDPDHGTVRLGGADLRLLASDTRREQVAMVFQQAAALDVSIAANIALYRPDADRDAIRAAARAACLDERIDALPGGYDCICGRDVRLSGGELQRLAIARALLSPAPLLLLDEPASALDPQTGRALRNALRGDARTRVIVSHDLDAIRHADQILVMDRGRIVERGTHAVLLAARGLYARLWSERGAADGEAA